Proteins from one Nicotiana tabacum cultivar K326 chromosome 23, ASM71507v2, whole genome shotgun sequence genomic window:
- the LOC142177407 gene encoding uncharacterized protein LOC142177407, translating to MAEDSELWDVICDGPFVPTKNLGDPTVAIPKMGKELNDVDRKSIEKNFRAKKILLCSIGPDEYNRISICQSVKEIWEALQIAHEETTQIKQSKIDMLTTEYELFRMNDDESIQDMHTRFTSIINELHFLGETIPRNKLVRKILSVLPSSWVSKVNAITEAKDLQTLTIYEPI from the coding sequence atggctgaagattctgAGCTATGGGATGTTATATGCGACGGACCCTTTGTTCCTACCAAGAATCTTGGCGACCCAACTGTAGCCATTCCCAAGATGGGGAAGGAATTAAATGACGTTGATCGAAAGTCCATAGAAAAGAActttcgtgcaaagaaaattcttcttTGTTCCATTGGTCCTGATGAATATAATAGGATATCGATATGCCAATCAGTAAAAGAAATCTGGGAGGCTCTTCAGATAGCTCACGAAGAAACGACACAGATTAAACAatccaagatcgacatgctcacaactgaatacgagctcttcaggatgaatGATGATGAATCCATCCAAGATATGCACACTCGCTTCACCTCCATCATTAATGAGCTTCACtttcttggtgaaactattccaaGAAACAAGCTTGTCAGGAAAATCCTTAGTGTTCTGCCCAGTTCTTGGGTAAGTAAAGTGAACGCCATTACAGAGGCGAAGGACTTGCAGACATTGACCATATATGAACCAATCTGA